In the Phaeobacter gallaeciensis genome, one interval contains:
- a CDS encoding Y-family DNA polymerase encodes MSHRRILSLWFPRLGAERVMRAGRGSLAGPLAIVEELSNTQVISALNEAAEAEGLFVGQPLRDAHAICATLLTRKRNIPAETAFLMALGRWAGKFSPWVAPQVPDEINLDMTGCSHLFDGEAALLTQIDADCADMGITVRMGLADTLGAAWALARYAGQAAGLPVDRSGDAIDQEARATRARAARISVRPAAPGQGAPSGKAGRRHWTRGGAAPQAVELSQQPERIAPVGQAHRVLAPLPVAALRLEASAVAQLGRLGLRQIGDLLDQPRASLARRFGRGLVLRLDQAMGSTPEPVSPAGVPDSFAVRLTLPEPIGLVEDLQAGIDRMLPRLCALLEERGKGARLLRLEAHRVDQAAQIVTVGLARPSRDPDRIRPLLAMKLEQIDAGFGIEMLRLEAMQAEPIHARTQAGHLEATAAARTRQAGGQTVALEDLIGRIGARVGLEAITRRHPVETHIPEKTAKVLAAAWSEPAQDWPAAPHARPLLLWRPELVMAPDVPQVPERFRWRGRDWELATAEGPERIAPEWWLEDPNWRSGVRDYWVVVTTCGARLWVFFAHGAALSRGWFCQGSFA; translated from the coding sequence ATGTCCCATCGCCGCATATTGTCGCTCTGGTTTCCGCGTCTCGGAGCAGAGCGTGTGATGCGCGCGGGGCGTGGCAGTCTTGCCGGGCCTCTGGCCATTGTGGAGGAACTTTCCAACACACAGGTTATTTCTGCGTTAAATGAGGCGGCCGAGGCCGAGGGGCTTTTTGTTGGGCAGCCGCTGCGTGATGCCCATGCCATTTGCGCTACGCTCTTGACTCGTAAGCGCAATATTCCGGCGGAAACGGCATTTTTGATGGCTCTTGGGCGCTGGGCGGGCAAGTTCAGCCCCTGGGTTGCGCCGCAGGTCCCGGATGAAATCAATCTCGACATGACCGGCTGTTCACATCTTTTTGATGGCGAGGCGGCCCTGCTGACGCAGATCGATGCGGACTGCGCGGACATGGGGATCACGGTGCGGATGGGGCTGGCCGATACACTGGGCGCGGCCTGGGCGCTGGCGCGCTATGCAGGGCAGGCGGCCGGGCTGCCGGTGGACCGGTCCGGCGATGCCATCGATCAGGAGGCCCGCGCCACCCGCGCCCGCGCAGCCCGCATATCTGTACGCCCGGCGGCGCCGGGGCAAGGGGCGCCTTCGGGCAAGGCGGGGCGCAGGCACTGGACCCGGGGTGGTGCGGCACCGCAGGCGGTCGAGCTGTCGCAGCAGCCCGAACGGATCGCGCCGGTGGGGCAGGCGCACCGGGTGCTGGCGCCCCTGCCGGTGGCGGCCCTGCGGCTGGAGGCATCAGCCGTGGCGCAGCTGGGCCGACTTGGCTTGCGGCAGATCGGCGATCTTCTGGATCAGCCCCGGGCCAGTCTGGCGCGGCGCTTTGGCCGGGGGCTGGTGCTGCGGCTTGATCAGGCCATGGGCAGTACCCCGGAACCGGTCTCCCCGGCGGGGGTGCCTGACAGTTTTGCGGTGCGCCTGACCCTGCCCGAGCCGATCGGCCTGGTGGAGGATCTTCAGGCGGGGATCGACCGAATGCTGCCCCGGCTTTGCGCCTTGCTTGAGGAACGCGGCAAGGGCGCGCGTCTGCTGCGGCTTGAGGCGCACCGGGTCGATCAGGCAGCCCAGATCGTGACCGTCGGTCTGGCGCGACCCAGCCGGGACCCGGACCGCATCCGGCCGCTGCTGGCGATGAAGCTGGAGCAGATCGACGCGGGGTTCGGCATCGAGATGCTGCGTCTTGAGGCCATGCAGGCCGAACCCATCCATGCCCGCACCCAGGCCGGTCATCTGGAGGCCACTGCCGCCGCCAGAACCCGGCAGGCGGGCGGGCAGACCGTGGCGCTGGAAGATCTGATCGGACGTATCGGCGCGCGGGTCGGGCTGGAGGCGATCACCCGGCGCCACCCGGTCGAGACGCATATCCCGGAAAAAACCGCCAAGGTGCTGGCTGCCGCCTGGTCAGAGCCTGCGCAGGACTGGCCTGCGGCGCCCCATGCGCGCCCCTTGTTGCTGTGGCGCCCGGAACTGGTGATGGCCCCGGATGTGCCCCAGGTGCCCGAACGGTTCCGTTGGCGCGGGCGCGACTGGGAGCTGGCCACCGCCGAAGGCCCCGAGCGCATCGCCCCGGAATGGTGGTTGGAGGATCCGAACTGGCGCAGCGGAGTGCGCGATTACTGGGTGGTGGTGACCACCTGCGGGGCCCGGTTGTGGGTGTTCTTTGCCCATGGCGCGGCGCTGTCGCGGGGCTGGTTCTGCCAAGGCAGCTTTGCCTGA
- a CDS encoding c-type cytochrome, whose protein sequence is MTHPLMPSVSPRGLRSIPVLLVLGLALAGAQLDAAAPIADKHVKRRVELMATQKAAITTLADMMAGRTSFNASKAKAARRTLVKTTGDIRKRFKKPRMDPNSHANPLIWQQWDDFETRAETAKDAAKQLNAYTLNGLLRTVPSMVQACLSCHETYRNAPNDFITH, encoded by the coding sequence ATGACGCATCCGCTCATGCCCTCTGTCTCGCCGCGCGGCTTGCGCAGTATTCCTGTCCTTCTGGTGCTGGGTCTGGCCCTGGCAGGTGCGCAACTGGATGCAGCCGCACCGATCGCAGACAAGCACGTCAAGCGGCGGGTCGAGCTGATGGCTACCCAGAAAGCGGCCATTACCACGCTGGCTGACATGATGGCCGGGCGCACCAGCTTTAACGCCTCCAAGGCCAAGGCCGCCCGGCGCACGCTGGTGAAAACAACAGGCGACATCCGCAAACGGTTCAAGAAACCGCGCATGGATCCCAATTCACACGCCAACCCGCTGATCTGGCAACAATGGGATGATTTCGAAACCCGGGCAGAGACCGCCAAGGATGCCGCCAAACAGCTGAACGCATATACCCTGAACGGACTGCTGCGGACGGTGCCGAGCATGGTGCAGGCTTGCCTCAGCTGCCACGAAACCTACCGGAATGCGCCCAACGATTTCATCACCCACTGA
- a CDS encoding TetR/AcrR family transcriptional regulator, translating to MNEQASIVRTGRKFDQVLEGAREVFMADGFEGASVDDIARAAGVSKATLYSYFPDKRLLFMEVARNECARQADAPMDLAGACCTPRDVLCAAGRHILSVSLSEFGLRMFRICVAEADRFPDLGRQFYESGPMVVRARLRDYLKGAAARGELQIEDFDLAADQFAELCRADLVPRLIFNIDTEFSAEERERVIAGAVELFLARYGG from the coding sequence ATGAATGAGCAAGCCAGCATTGTCAGGACCGGACGCAAGTTTGACCAGGTTCTGGAAGGCGCGCGCGAGGTGTTCATGGCCGATGGCTTTGAAGGCGCCAGCGTCGACGATATCGCCCGTGCTGCGGGTGTGTCCAAGGCAACGCTCTATAGCTATTTCCCCGACAAGCGCCTGCTGTTCATGGAAGTTGCCCGCAACGAATGCGCCCGTCAGGCGGATGCGCCGATGGATCTGGCTGGGGCCTGCTGCACACCGCGTGATGTGCTTTGCGCTGCCGGGCGCCACATCCTGTCGGTCAGCCTGTCGGAATTCGGCCTGCGCATGTTCCGGATCTGCGTGGCCGAGGCAGATCGCTTCCCGGATCTTGGGCGCCAGTTCTATGAAAGTGGGCCGATGGTGGTCAGGGCCCGGCTGCGCGATTACCTGAAAGGCGCGGCTGCACGGGGGGAATTGCAGATCGAGGATTTCGACCTTGCCGCGGATCAGTTTGCCGAATTGTGCCGGGCCGATCTGGTGCCGCGTCTGATCTTCAACATCGATACCGAGTTTTCGGCCGAAGAGCGCGAGCGGGTGATCGCAGGGGCGGTGGAGCTGTTCTTGGCCCGTTATGGTGGCTGA
- the mbfA gene encoding iron exporter MbfA, with product MRFLPQRKRFSDLTGQEILALAISSEEDDARIYRGYAARLREDFPATAKMFDGMAAEEDEHRTRLIALHEQRFGPAIPLIRREHVAGYYNRRPIWLMENLSLERIREEAKAMEAEAERFYLAAAARTQDAATRKLLGDLAAAEAGHRDTAAELEEAHLTGDARSEEDRTAHRQFVLTWVQPGLAGLMDGSVSTLAPIFATAFATQDTWTTFLVGVAASVGAGISMGFTEAASDDGELSGRGSPMKRGIASGVMTTLGGLGHALPYLIPEFWTATTIAFVIVFVELWAIAWIQNKYMETPFWRATLQVVLGGALVLGAGALIGSG from the coding sequence ATGCGCTTTCTTCCACAGCGAAAACGGTTTTCGGACCTGACCGGCCAGGAGATCCTGGCGCTGGCCATTTCATCCGAAGAAGACGACGCCCGGATCTATCGCGGCTATGCCGCGCGGCTGCGGGAGGATTTTCCTGCCACCGCGAAGATGTTCGATGGCATGGCCGCCGAAGAGGATGAGCACCGCACCCGGCTGATCGCCTTGCATGAACAGCGGTTTGGCCCGGCGATCCCGCTGATCCGGCGGGAACACGTGGCCGGTTATTACAACCGTCGCCCAATCTGGCTGATGGAGAACCTCAGCCTTGAGCGGATCCGCGAAGAAGCCAAGGCGATGGAGGCGGAGGCCGAACGCTTCTACCTCGCCGCAGCAGCCCGCACCCAAGATGCCGCCACCCGCAAATTGCTGGGCGATCTGGCGGCCGCCGAAGCGGGTCACCGCGACACCGCCGCCGAGCTGGAAGAGGCGCATCTGACGGGCGATGCGCGATCTGAGGAAGACCGCACCGCGCACCGGCAGTTCGTGCTGACCTGGGTGCAGCCGGGGCTGGCCGGGCTGATGGACGGTTCGGTCTCCACCCTGGCGCCGATCTTTGCTACCGCCTTTGCCACGCAGGACACCTGGACAACCTTCCTGGTCGGCGTTGCTGCCTCTGTGGGGGCGGGCATTTCCATGGGCTTTACCGAGGCAGCCTCGGACGATGGCGAGCTGTCGGGGCGCGGATCGCCGATGAAACGGGGCATTGCCTCGGGGGTGATGACAACGCTCGGCGGGCTTGGCCATGCCCTGCCCTATCTGATCCCCGAGTTCTGGACCGCGACGACCATCGCCTTTGTCATCGTGTTCGTGGAACTCTGGGCAATTGCCTGGATCCAGAACAAATACATGGAGACACCGTTCTGGCGCGCCACGCTGCAGGTGGTTCTGGGGGGAGCACTGGTTCTGGGCGCGGGCGCCCTGATCGGCAGCGGCTGA
- a CDS encoding AEC family transporter, which translates to MADIFFRTLPFFAIIGLGYWAGRTRFFTEEATAYLTKFVFFFPLSAMIFRFAANLSFAEVFDPNLILGYLAGTVAVYLIATAVAALRGLDVPTAAVEAQCAAIGNVGFLGLPMMAILFGEASIGPMMVVLSVDLVVFSSLIVILINAGRGSGLGPRTLKLVAMGLVRNPMIVAIVAGLAWSASAQPIPAPVNDFLSILGGAATPGALFAIGASLASKSAERMQVAVWLSFAKLVLHPLCVAIGVLWLVPVASFPASVAIAAASLPVAGNVYMLAQHYNVAPHRVSAAILISTALSILTVPLAIAWASGL; encoded by the coding sequence ATGGCTGACATATTCTTCAGAACCCTGCCCTTCTTTGCGATCATCGGCCTTGGCTACTGGGCCGGGCGCACGCGGTTCTTCACCGAAGAGGCCACGGCCTATCTGACGAAATTTGTCTTCTTCTTCCCACTTTCGGCGATGATTTTCCGCTTTGCCGCCAACCTGTCCTTTGCCGAGGTCTTCGATCCCAACCTGATCCTCGGCTATCTGGCAGGCACCGTCGCGGTCTACCTTATCGCCACGGCGGTGGCGGCCCTCAGGGGTCTGGATGTGCCCACCGCAGCGGTCGAGGCGCAATGCGCCGCCATCGGCAACGTCGGCTTCCTCGGGTTGCCGATGATGGCGATCCTGTTCGGCGAAGCCTCCATCGGGCCGATGATGGTGGTGCTGAGCGTCGATCTGGTGGTGTTCTCCTCGCTCATCGTCATCCTGATCAATGCCGGGCGCGGATCAGGTCTGGGGCCGCGCACCCTGAAACTGGTCGCAATGGGACTAGTGCGAAATCCGATGATCGTGGCCATCGTCGCCGGGCTGGCCTGGTCCGCCTCGGCGCAGCCGATCCCGGCGCCGGTCAATGATTTCCTGTCGATCCTCGGCGGCGCCGCCACCCCCGGCGCGCTTTTTGCCATCGGCGCCTCGCTGGCCTCGAAATCGGCCGAGCGCATGCAGGTTGCCGTCTGGCTCAGCTTTGCCAAGCTGGTGCTGCATCCGCTCTGCGTTGCCATTGGCGTGTTGTGGCTGGTGCCCGTCGCCAGCTTTCCGGCCTCGGTGGCCATCGCGGCAGCCTCGCTGCCGGTGGCGGGCAATGTCTACATGCTGGCGCAGCATTACAACGTCGCGCCGCACCGGGTTTCAGCGGCGATTCTGATTTCGACCGCGCTGTCGATCCTGACCGTACCGCTGGCTATCGCCTGGGCGTCTGGACTTTAA
- the fghA gene encoding S-formylglutathione hydrolase: protein METVSENKCFGGVQGVYRHKSTVTNCDMTFGLFLPEEAKDGPVPLLWFLSGLTCTHENAMTKAGAQAWCAEQGIAIVFPDTSPRGDDVADDENYDLGKGAGFYVNATQDPWAPHYQMWDYIAEELPAFLGANFSVDLERQAISGHSMGGHGALTLAMNLPGRFRSVSAFAPICNPTASDWGRKQLTAYLGADEAAWAKHDASLMMRDTGFDGPVLVDTGTADQFYELLRPEALSQAVAERRQQATLRLQPGYDHSYFFISTFMEEHVSFHAEALYRD, encoded by the coding sequence ATGGAAACCGTATCGGAAAACAAATGCTTTGGCGGCGTGCAGGGCGTCTACCGGCACAAGAGCACGGTCACCAACTGCGATATGACCTTTGGCCTGTTCCTGCCGGAAGAGGCAAAGGATGGTCCGGTGCCGCTCCTGTGGTTCCTGTCCGGGCTGACCTGCACCCATGAAAACGCCATGACCAAGGCGGGCGCGCAGGCCTGGTGCGCCGAGCAGGGCATCGCCATTGTTTTCCCCGACACCTCGCCGCGCGGCGATGATGTGGCTGACGATGAAAACTACGACCTGGGCAAGGGCGCGGGGTTCTACGTGAATGCAACCCAGGATCCCTGGGCGCCGCATTACCAGATGTGGGACTATATCGCCGAAGAACTGCCCGCCTTTCTGGGCGCAAACTTCTCGGTCGATCTGGAGCGGCAAGCGATCTCCGGCCACTCCATGGGCGGCCATGGCGCGCTGACGCTGGCGATGAACCTGCCGGGCCGGTTCCGCTCGGTCTCGGCCTTTGCGCCGATCTGCAACCCGACCGCCAGCGACTGGGGCCGCAAGCAGCTGACCGCCTATCTGGGCGCGGATGAGGCGGCATGGGCGAAACATGACGCCAGCCTGATGATGCGCGACACCGGTTTTGACGGACCGGTTCTTGTCGACACTGGCACCGCCGACCAGTTCTATGAGCTGCTGCGCCCCGAAGCCCTGTCACAGGCTGTCGCCGAACGCCGCCAGCAGGCCACGCTGCGGCTGCAACCGGGCTATGACCACAGCTATTTCTTCATCTCCACCTTCATGGAAGAGCATGTCTCGTTTCACGCCGAGGCGCTGTACCGGGACTGA
- the sthA gene encoding Si-specific NAD(P)(+) transhydrogenase, with protein sequence MSQYDYDLVIIGSGPSGRTAAIQAGKLKRRVLVIDRKDRLGGVSVHTGTVPSKTLRETVLNLTGWRERSFYGRAYRVKDQIDAEDLKARLHMTLDHEVDVLEHQFNRNHVDWLAGLARFTGPNEIEVATEAGDTTRITGEKFLIATGTRTYRPDDVPFNGKTVVDGDEFLEMEEIPRSLIVVGAGVIGVEYATMFSALDVRVTLIEPRETFLDFIDRTIIEDFTHQIRENGVDLRLGSAIEKIEDEGSHIEVSMANGRHVRGEMLLFAAGRMGNTDNLNLKAVGLETDHRGRISVERKTYQTSVPHVYATGDVIGHPSLASTSLQQGRVAACHALETPTVPESPWFPYGIYSVPEISTCGMSEEELQERGVPYEVGIARFRETSRGHIMGLEHGMLKMLFSLKTRRVLGVQIVGEGATELIHIAQAVLNLQGTVEYFVQNTFNYPTLAEAYKIAGLDAFNRMPIPDEFKVKQPTKAPEKSEPKKAKE encoded by the coding sequence ATGAGCCAGTACGACTACGATCTTGTCATCATCGGCTCTGGCCCCTCGGGCCGGACTGCCGCCATTCAGGCCGGGAAACTCAAACGGCGGGTGCTGGTCATCGACCGCAAGGACCGGCTGGGGGGCGTTTCGGTGCACACCGGCACGGTGCCGTCGAAAACCCTGCGGGAAACGGTGCTGAACCTCACCGGCTGGCGCGAGCGCAGTTTCTACGGCCGCGCCTACCGGGTGAAGGATCAGATCGACGCCGAGGACCTGAAGGCGCGCCTCCACATGACGCTGGACCACGAGGTAGACGTGCTGGAGCACCAGTTCAACCGCAACCACGTGGACTGGCTGGCAGGGCTTGCGCGCTTTACCGGTCCAAACGAGATTGAAGTGGCGACAGAGGCCGGCGACACCACTCGGATCACCGGCGAGAAATTCCTGATCGCCACCGGCACCCGCACCTATCGCCCCGATGACGTGCCCTTTAACGGCAAGACCGTGGTCGATGGCGACGAGTTCCTGGAAATGGAGGAAATCCCGCGCTCGCTGATCGTGGTCGGTGCCGGGGTCATCGGCGTGGAATATGCCACCATGTTCTCGGCGCTTGATGTGCGAGTGACCCTGATCGAGCCGCGCGAGACCTTCCTGGATTTCATCGACCGCACCATCATCGAGGATTTCACCCATCAGATCCGCGAAAACGGTGTCGACCTACGGCTTGGCTCGGCCATCGAGAAGATCGAGGACGAAGGCAGCCATATCGAGGTCAGCATGGCCAATGGCCGCCATGTGCGCGGTGAAATGCTGCTGTTCGCGGCCGGACGCATGGGCAATACCGACAATCTTAACCTCAAGGCCGTGGGGCTGGAGACCGACCACCGAGGCCGCATCAGCGTCGAGCGCAAGACCTACCAGACCTCGGTGCCGCATGTGTATGCCACCGGCGATGTGATCGGGCACCCCTCGCTCGCCTCCACATCCCTGCAGCAGGGCCGCGTCGCCGCCTGTCACGCGCTGGAGACGCCCACCGTACCCGAAAGCCCCTGGTTCCCCTATGGCATCTACTCGGTGCCGGAAATCTCCACCTGCGGCATGTCCGAGGAAGAGCTACAGGAGCGCGGTGTGCCCTATGAGGTCGGAATCGCGCGGTTCCGCGAAACCTCCCGCGGGCATATCATGGGGCTGGAACACGGCATGCTGAAGATGCTGTTCTCCCTCAAAACCCGCCGGGTGCTGGGCGTGCAGATCGTCGGCGAAGGCGCGACCGAGCTTATTCACATTGCCCAGGCGGTGCTGAACCTTCAGGGCACGGTGGAATACTTCGTCCAGAACACCTTCAACTACCCGACCCTGGCCGAAGCCTACAAGATCGCGGGTCTGGATGCCTTCAACCGGATGCCCATCCCGGATGAGTTCAAGGTGAAGCAGCCGACCAAAGCGCCCGAGAAATCAGAGCCTAAAAAGGCGAAAGAGTGA
- a CDS encoding YaiI/YqxD family protein — translation MSALFIDADACPVKAEAERVATRHGLKMFVVSNGGLRPSANPLVETVIVSEGADVADMWIAERCGPGDVVVTGDIPLAAKCIETGARVLRHNGERFTEANIGQQLAMRDLMADLRAANPLGAGGSGKGFTKADRSRFLDSLEREIRAAKKS, via the coding sequence GTGAGCGCGCTTTTCATCGATGCCGACGCCTGCCCGGTCAAGGCAGAGGCCGAGCGGGTCGCCACCCGTCACGGGCTGAAGATGTTCGTGGTCTCCAACGGCGGCTTGCGCCCCTCGGCCAATCCGCTGGTGGAAACCGTGATCGTCTCCGAAGGCGCCGATGTGGCCGATATGTGGATCGCCGAACGCTGCGGACCGGGCGATGTGGTGGTGACCGGCGATATCCCTCTCGCCGCCAAATGCATCGAGACCGGCGCCCGGGTACTGCGCCACAATGGCGAACGCTTCACCGAGGCCAACATTGGCCAGCAGCTGGCGATGCGCGACCTGATGGCCGATCTGCGCGCCGCCAACCCGCTTGGCGCGGGGGGCAGCGGCAAGGGCTTCACCAAAGCGGACCGCTCGCGGTTTCTGGACAGTCTGGAGCGCGAGATCCGGGCCGCCAAAAAGTCCTGA
- a CDS encoding DMT family transporter: protein MSQEIKVSVLGLLAAAGSAISFSVIDVIFKFLSGDYPLYQVVMVRSVVALLVLAAVIIPLEGGFNILRTRQPKLHLMRCCAVLFANICFFTGLAIMPIAEAVAIAFATPLIVTALSVVVLKERVGPWRWGAVAVGFLGILIIMRPGPGSFQAAAILPFLGACGYATLHVLTRRAGGADKAATLSFYPTFGFLVVSALVGLFTGDGRFATGDNAAVDYILRAWVWPAPQDWWLFIGVGLAGSVGGYLVSQAYRLNEAGLAAPFEYIAMPMAVLWGVLVFDEWPDLPVWAGSALIIGAGLVSVWRETRRSRPVARPRPRSAG, encoded by the coding sequence ATGAGTCAGGAAATCAAAGTCAGCGTTCTGGGGCTTCTGGCCGCCGCCGGATCGGCCATCAGTTTCTCCGTCATCGACGTGATCTTCAAATTCCTGTCCGGGGACTACCCCCTTTATCAGGTGGTCATGGTCCGCTCTGTGGTGGCGCTTCTGGTGCTGGCGGCGGTGATTATTCCCCTCGAAGGGGGATTTAACATCCTGCGCACCCGGCAGCCGAAACTGCACCTGATGCGCTGCTGCGCGGTGCTGTTTGCCAACATCTGCTTCTTCACCGGGCTGGCCATCATGCCCATCGCCGAGGCCGTCGCCATCGCCTTTGCCACGCCGCTGATCGTGACTGCCCTGTCGGTCGTTGTGCTGAAGGAACGCGTCGGTCCCTGGCGCTGGGGTGCAGTGGCTGTGGGGTTCCTTGGCATTCTGATCATCATGCGGCCCGGCCCCGGCAGTTTCCAGGCCGCCGCGATCCTGCCATTCCTGGGCGCCTGCGGCTATGCCACGCTGCACGTGCTGACCCGCCGGGCGGGCGGCGCCGACAAGGCGGCGACCCTGTCGTTCTACCCCACCTTCGGCTTTCTTGTGGTCAGCGCGCTGGTCGGCCTTTTCACCGGTGACGGGCGGTTTGCCACCGGCGACAACGCCGCAGTGGATTACATCCTGCGCGCCTGGGTCTGGCCCGCGCCCCAGGACTGGTGGCTGTTCATCGGGGTCGGACTGGCCGGATCCGTTGGAGGCTATCTGGTCAGCCAGGCCTACCGGCTGAACGAAGCAGGACTGGCCGCGCCGTTTGAGTATATCGCCATGCCGATGGCCGTGCTCTGGGGCGTTCTGGTGTTCGATGAATGGCCCGATCTGCCGGTCTGGGCCGGTTCGGCCTTGATCATCGGCGCCGGCCTTGTTTCAGTCTGGCGGGAAACCCGGCGCAGCCGCCCGGTGGCCCGCCCGCGCCCACGCTCGGCCGGGTAA
- a CDS encoding HAD family hydrolase, whose protein sequence is MPIDAVVFDIGRVLIEWNPEAFFDARLGPERRKRLFAEVDLHGMNLGVDRGDDFRASVYGLAERHPEWSEEIRHWHDSWIEMASPEIPHSVRLMRALQARDIPVFALTNFGVGTFAVARQTYPFFDEFDRAFVSGDLRTIKPEPEIYAHLERDTGIAPERLLFTDDRPENIDAAAQRGWHTHLFTTPDTWAARLVAEGLLTPEEAK, encoded by the coding sequence ATGCCCATCGACGCCGTCGTTTTCGACATTGGCCGCGTGCTGATCGAATGGAACCCCGAGGCCTTCTTTGACGCCCGCCTCGGCCCAGAGCGCCGCAAGAGGCTGTTTGCCGAGGTCGATCTGCACGGGATGAATCTGGGCGTGGACCGCGGCGATGATTTCCGCGCCTCGGTCTACGGGCTGGCCGAGCGTCACCCGGAGTGGTCCGAGGAAATCCGCCACTGGCACGACAGCTGGATCGAAATGGCTTCTCCCGAGATCCCGCACTCGGTGCGACTGATGCGAGCGCTACAGGCCCGCGACATCCCAGTGTTTGCCCTGACCAATTTCGGCGTCGGCACCTTTGCCGTGGCGCGCCAGACCTATCCGTTTTTCGATGAATTCGATCGGGCCTTCGTGTCGGGCGATCTGCGCACCATCAAGCCCGAGCCCGAGATCTACGCGCATCTGGAACGCGACACAGGCATTGCGCCGGAGCGCCTGCTGTTCACCGATGACCGCCCCGAAAACATTGACGCCGCCGCGCAACGCGGCTGGCATACCCATCTATTCACCACACCCGACACCTGGGCCGCGCGCCTGGTGGCAGAGGGGCTGTTGACCCCAGAGGAGGCAAAATGA
- a CDS encoding ornithine cyclodeaminase family protein, with protein sequence MSIPSIGFKEGEALLDWVGFTEALAKGHDLPKAEIGDTFLYRDPDTLLSRSAWIDGMGLAVKTATIFPGNPKAGKPMVNGAVCLYSDQDGTLDALVDFHLVTKWKTAGDSLLGAMRLANPDSRDILIVGAGTVAGSLVEAFGAAYPRAQIRVWNRTQSKAEEMKASYPQIEVAADLEAAVRSADIIVTSTMSSTPVVQGAWLKPGQHLNLIGAYRPDMRETDDEALCRARIYCDSFDTTLDHIGEFKIPLAEGVIQRGDVLADFYSLDSFPAYDPEAITLFKNGGGAHLDLMTSRHILEKWRAKG encoded by the coding sequence ATGAGCATTCCATCCATCGGTTTCAAAGAGGGCGAGGCCCTGCTGGACTGGGTCGGCTTCACCGAGGCGCTGGCCAAGGGGCATGATCTGCCCAAGGCGGAAATCGGCGATACTTTTCTGTACCGCGATCCCGACACGCTGCTCAGCCGCTCCGCCTGGATCGATGGCATGGGGCTGGCCGTAAAGACGGCGACGATCTTTCCCGGCAACCCCAAGGCGGGCAAGCCGATGGTCAATGGCGCGGTCTGTCTTTACTCCGATCAGGACGGTACCCTGGACGCGCTGGTGGATTTCCACCTGGTGACCAAGTGGAAGACCGCGGGCGACAGCCTGCTTGGCGCCATGCGTCTGGCCAACCCCGACAGCCGCGACATCCTGATCGTCGGAGCGGGTACCGTCGCCGGATCGCTGGTCGAGGCCTTTGGTGCCGCCTACCCCCGCGCCCAGATCCGGGTCTGGAACCGCACCCAGTCCAAGGCCGAAGAGATGAAGGCCAGCTATCCGCAGATCGAGGTCGCCGCCGATCTTGAAGCCGCCGTGCGCTCGGCCGATATCATCGTCACCTCCACCATGTCATCGACCCCGGTGGTTCAGGGCGCATGGCTGAAACCCGGCCAGCACCTGAACCTGATCGGTGCCTATCGCCCCGACATGCGCGAGACCGATGACGAGGCGCTTTGCCGCGCGCGCATCTATTGCGACAGCTTCGACACCACGCTGGATCACATCGGTGAGTTCAAGATCCCGCTGGCCGAAGGCGTCATCCAGCGCGGCGATGTGCTGGCGGATTTCTATTCCCTCGACAGTTTCCCTGCCTATGATCCGGAGGCGATCACCCTGTTCAAGAACGGCGGCGGCGCCCATCTGGACCTGATGACGAGCCGCCACATTCTGGAGAAATGGCGCGCGAAGGGCTGA